In Antechinus flavipes isolate AdamAnt ecotype Samford, QLD, Australia chromosome 3, AdamAnt_v2, whole genome shotgun sequence, a genomic segment contains:
- the LOC127556979 gene encoding probable E3 ubiquitin-protein ligase TRIML1 → MEAAGKLLEEIQNDITCSICRGYFSKPVTIACGHTFCRECVSLSWTVEASTSSCPECRQEYQKREIPVVNRRLAELTELGKQSSFSLLQSTQGQSQCVPHKKPLKLFCEDDQTLLCTACCETPEHGPHEILPTKEAAHYYRKKLQRASRLKKHFKEYNQLLDQEENTDWPMMLKMQYYKIRRLHNMNKFDFLQRLSQEENANKDRIRQHMQTLQNLMEELQEVVHLDLDMLHNAKQLLRRSEIVLSQSAKAVTPELKECILPGLIELLKKYKVELTLDPISADSYMIVSEDLRSVKAEGDWEEEKEPPKDLPFHRVFAKQVFRSGKQYWEVDVTQLPQWSLGIYASGLEIKEDRHCSPVYLLRCVKKEEDYYLQTYPRLLNHRVKDPMCRIGVYLESCAGILAFYNVLQRSLICRFYPISFVETVIPFFSPGPPLPGTKPGPMTLCSVDSHICNCCYTSL, encoded by the coding sequence ATGGAGGCTGCTGGGAAACTTCTGGAGGAAATACAGAATGACATTACCTGTAGCATCTGCAGGGGCTACTTCTCTAAGCCTGTCACCATAGCATGTGGGCACACTTTTTGCAGAGAATGTGTCTCCTTGAGCTGGACAGTGGAAGCTTCAACTTCCTCCTGTCCTGAATGCAGGCAAGAGTACCAGAAGAGGGAGATCCCAGTAGTGAACAGGAGGCTAGCAGAGTTGACTGAGCTGGGCAAACAGTCCTCTTTCAGCCTTTTGCAGAGCACTCAAGGCCAGAGCCAATGTGTCCCTCACAAAAAACCCTTAAAGCTCTTCTGTGAAGATGATCAAACTTTACTCTGTACAGCATGTTGTGAAACCCCAGAGCATGGGCCTCATGAGATCCTTCCTACAAAAGAAGCTGCTCACTATTACAGGAAGAAGCTGCAGCGTGCGAGTCGCTTGAAGAAACATTTCAAGGAATATAATCAACTTCTTGATCAGGAGGAGAACACTGACTGGCCCATGATGCTCAAAATGCAATACTACAAAATCAGGAGATTACACAACATGAACAAGTTTGACTTTCTTCAAAGACTGTCTCAAgaggaaaatgctaataaggaCAGAATAAGACAGCATATGCAAACTCTTCAGAACCTCATGGAAGAGCTGCAGGAAGTGGTCCATCTCGATCTGGATATGCTACACAATGCCAAACAACTGCTGAGAAGGAGTGAGATTGTGTTGTCCCAAAGCGCCAAAGCTGTCACCCCAGAATTGAAAGAATGCATCCTTCCTGGCCTAATAGAGTTGCTCAAGAAATATAAAGTGGAGCTCACATTGGATCCCATATCAGCTGACTCTTACATGATTGTTTCCGAGGATCTCAGGAGCGTGAAGGCTGAAGGAGactgggaggaggagaaggagccaCCTAAGGACTTACCTTTCCATCGCGTCTTTGCTAAGCAGGTCTTCAGATCAGGTAAACAGTACTGGGAGGTAGATGTGACTCAACTACCTCAGTGGTCCCTGGGCATCTATGCTTCAGGCTTGGAGATAAAGGAGGACAGACACTGTTCCCCTGTGTACCTGCTTCGCTGTgtcaaaaaggaagaagattaCTATTTACAGACTTATCCTAGATTATTGAACCATCGAGTGAAAGACCCAATGTGCAGGATTGGGGTGTACCTAGAAAGTTGCGCTGGAATtcttgccttttataatgttctacAGAGATCTCTCATTTGCAGGTTCTACCCTATTTCCTTTGTAGAGACTGTTATTCCCTTCTTTTCACCTGGGCCGCCACTTCCAGGAACAAAGCCAGGACCCATGACTCTCTGTTCAGTGGACTCTCATATTTGTAATTGTTGCTACACAAGTCTCTGA